The Microbacterium foliorum genome has a window encoding:
- a CDS encoding XRE family transcriptional regulator, with amino-acid sequence MRPISGGTSAADPATVARAFDPERLQQARQLALRTKQDVADAVGVSAAAIGQFESGVTPPRADTVEKLASFLKVPVGFFAAGRPRVRLESDSVFFRSLRATTSRQRKKAVSYTEQVWELANALERHVRFPSIDIQGFAGGEIAPGTFSADPAAAARQLREAWNLGDEPVPQVVRLAESKGIVTVLVPMVEAEVARIDAFSTSAFNRPVMVLSPDRADDVYRHRFSAAHELGHIILHGGRVAGTADIEREADKFAAEFLTPRAAMEPRLKTRLDMADVLKVSREWGVEPKSVVYRSRELGKISEATARRGYIRLNQVGIVHEPVAQFPGELPSLLSTAVELAEQRGITIPELATELAWTPAHVRRMLGAHDERPRLTLLD; translated from the coding sequence GTGAGGCCGATCTCGGGCGGCACATCGGCCGCGGACCCAGCGACCGTCGCGCGCGCGTTCGACCCCGAACGGTTGCAGCAAGCGCGGCAGCTCGCGCTGCGGACGAAGCAGGACGTGGCTGACGCTGTCGGTGTGTCCGCAGCAGCCATCGGCCAGTTCGAATCAGGCGTCACTCCGCCGCGGGCTGACACAGTCGAGAAGCTCGCCAGCTTCTTGAAGGTACCCGTCGGCTTCTTCGCGGCGGGGCGGCCCCGGGTTCGGCTCGAGTCAGACAGTGTGTTCTTCCGCAGCCTGCGGGCGACGACCTCTCGCCAGCGGAAAAAGGCCGTTTCCTACACGGAACAGGTCTGGGAACTCGCGAACGCTCTCGAGCGGCACGTGCGTTTCCCCTCCATCGACATCCAGGGGTTTGCAGGCGGGGAGATCGCGCCGGGCACTTTCTCTGCCGACCCCGCCGCGGCTGCTAGGCAGCTGCGTGAAGCGTGGAATCTGGGCGATGAGCCTGTGCCACAGGTGGTTCGCCTGGCGGAGTCCAAGGGGATTGTCACTGTCCTCGTCCCGATGGTCGAGGCCGAGGTTGCACGCATCGACGCATTCTCAACGTCGGCGTTCAACCGACCAGTGATGGTGCTCTCGCCCGACCGGGCGGACGATGTCTACCGTCACCGGTTCAGCGCGGCTCACGAGCTGGGGCACATCATCCTCCACGGTGGACGTGTCGCCGGCACCGCGGACATCGAGCGTGAGGCCGACAAGTTCGCGGCGGAGTTCCTCACACCGCGGGCCGCAATGGAACCTCGGCTGAAGACTCGGCTAGACATGGCAGATGTGCTGAAGGTGAGCCGCGAATGGGGCGTAGAGCCCAAGTCTGTTGTCTACCGCAGCCGCGAGCTCGGAAAGATTTCCGAGGCCACCGCACGCCGAGGCTACATCCGCCTCAATCAGGTCGGCATAGTGCACGAGCCAGTTGCGCAGTTCCCCGGCGAGCTCCCGTCGCTGCTCTCAACTGCTGTCGAACTCGCGGAGCAGCGAGGCATTACGATTCCCGAGCTTGCCACAGAACTCGCGTGGACACCCGCTCACGTTCGGCGCATGCTTGGCGCCCACGACGAACGCCCCCGACTGACACTCCTAGATTAG
- a CDS encoding P-loop NTPase fold protein, producing MDMRALSAEDLVPDEPLGTRTGSIGAKDDLLHHRVLAQRTAELAMSSSGNVNVALFGPWGSGKSSFNALLREELSSHASKTQHITFDAWKNAGTGFRTNFLSEVAEQMHADVKISDKLFQSTSSVRGPLTDLQWSKRRRIATLVSFLVGIFLGLPAIWTVLHLILGMDREFPSLYSENIGGFASMAASGTLVVVVVLAVIELSKVTVSKSTPSHVAQFGKLFHEILNTKKNHRFVIFIDELDRCSPDDVMATLEGLRTFLGHPRCVFVVAFDREAIAGVIATKLGAMTSRENAAPYYRTSGEYLDKIFQFQLALPPQPVHTFRRFATSLVRERGGVWAQLRADQPDLLDRVVNILSPMHLASPRRTKVLLNDFAVNARVYEGMGFDWLDRAEEIAVLTVLQTEFPRLAADLEREPALMRFLYGDEVPNRESLHALVKQYSEDAAGEPTPLDEVVGNDKREVAGRLEENLQRYLRLLKERHVPEPRADLIMMHSDGSLLAFNDPGVYHELLSAADMPRKDVLGALSEASEHDLAEAVRYLLDQTEKEAREVSDRLVVLVGEITAKLSAVEPELARLLRGRVSSSVGGMTIRSLQGFGAAAAAAYDQSEMQTILRVASAQRGASVAEVVRTLVISIGEDDWETARSDLLPIVLEHAVAAPDVASAFFVRYSRDIEADIPWDDIDALAASLTAIAPKPVEPASATAAAKAAAEEQDAENDEAYEAQRRANREVAASLASGWADMTLNSEVRRDLLRVFRRVEKGRGFYELHDSLIDRDIERGQVDEANTLLLSAIDDRPGRVARWRDKLDTSRSVSASRKDNALRAILKLVTESSNEATREAGSIAAQTVAELRSDEFDLTEVVELVRSDLATDWDEYSDSRFETQLRLLKVLDILDDDPQTTGHKRATLYLTAVVAAQAEGAAVDILASSLGAEDPSLAAFVATELSARAPWEQDNPELVIRVILAAQICALSGGLDVETLPPQPVAALSEAKFNRPLAAAWLSTAPPVADVERVPNVVTIPAGAWGRFGASATEEQRGEAWQFMVKKQAPFDRIGALGKAGLNLAIYEQMGQAVREAGTVSVRERAVKTFLQLPVRSDAADEVRAMVKVMAQDKKRTELASGVLLLRAYARVLPSAATKSLKPLVSRWAEEGEGNVAKQDIAWLVDHGFATKNSPLWGVVKRIRGRR from the coding sequence ATGGATATGCGTGCACTCAGCGCGGAGGACCTCGTTCCGGATGAGCCACTCGGTACGAGGACAGGCAGCATCGGCGCGAAAGACGATCTGCTACATCACCGTGTGCTGGCGCAACGAACGGCAGAACTGGCGATGTCGTCGTCCGGAAACGTAAACGTCGCTCTGTTCGGTCCCTGGGGATCGGGCAAAAGCAGCTTCAACGCGTTACTTCGGGAGGAGCTGAGCTCGCACGCCTCGAAAACACAGCACATCACTTTCGACGCATGGAAGAACGCGGGTACCGGGTTTCGGACCAACTTCCTTTCAGAGGTGGCGGAACAGATGCACGCGGATGTCAAGATCTCCGACAAGCTCTTTCAGTCGACGAGTTCCGTGCGTGGTCCGCTGACAGATCTTCAATGGAGCAAACGTCGCAGGATCGCGACGCTCGTCAGCTTTCTCGTGGGCATCTTCCTCGGTCTACCCGCGATCTGGACCGTTCTCCATCTGATCCTTGGTATGGATCGCGAGTTCCCAAGCCTCTACTCCGAGAACATCGGCGGATTCGCGAGCATGGCAGCGAGTGGCACTCTCGTTGTGGTTGTCGTCCTCGCCGTCATCGAACTATCCAAAGTCACGGTCTCGAAGTCGACACCGAGCCATGTTGCTCAATTCGGCAAGCTCTTCCACGAAATATTGAACACGAAGAAGAATCATCGCTTCGTGATCTTCATCGATGAACTCGACCGGTGTAGCCCGGACGACGTGATGGCTACCCTCGAGGGTCTCCGCACCTTTCTCGGTCACCCCAGATGCGTGTTCGTCGTCGCGTTCGACCGGGAGGCCATCGCGGGGGTCATCGCCACCAAGCTGGGGGCGATGACATCACGTGAGAACGCAGCCCCGTACTACCGCACGAGTGGTGAGTATCTCGACAAGATCTTCCAGTTCCAGCTCGCACTTCCCCCGCAGCCGGTCCACACCTTCCGACGCTTCGCCACCTCACTCGTACGAGAGCGCGGCGGAGTGTGGGCCCAGCTTCGCGCCGACCAACCGGACCTCCTCGACCGCGTTGTCAACATTCTGTCTCCCATGCACTTGGCCAGTCCTCGCAGGACCAAGGTGCTGCTCAACGACTTCGCGGTCAACGCGCGCGTCTACGAGGGGATGGGGTTTGACTGGCTCGACAGGGCGGAGGAGATCGCAGTGCTCACGGTTCTGCAGACGGAGTTCCCGCGCCTGGCTGCGGATCTCGAACGTGAGCCCGCGCTCATGCGTTTCCTCTACGGCGATGAGGTGCCGAATCGTGAATCGCTTCATGCGCTCGTCAAGCAGTACTCCGAAGACGCCGCTGGTGAACCTACGCCGCTCGACGAGGTCGTGGGAAACGATAAGCGCGAGGTTGCAGGGCGACTCGAGGAGAACCTGCAGCGGTACCTACGCCTTCTTAAGGAACGTCACGTGCCGGAGCCCCGGGCCGACCTCATCATGATGCACTCCGACGGGTCACTCCTTGCTTTCAACGATCCCGGCGTTTACCACGAGCTCCTCTCCGCAGCTGACATGCCTCGAAAGGACGTCCTGGGCGCGTTGAGCGAAGCAAGCGAGCACGACCTCGCAGAAGCGGTTCGTTATCTCTTGGATCAGACTGAGAAGGAGGCTCGGGAGGTCTCGGATCGGCTCGTCGTGCTCGTCGGTGAGATCACCGCCAAACTGTCGGCCGTCGAACCAGAACTCGCGCGTCTACTGCGCGGACGAGTGTCTTCGTCCGTCGGTGGAATGACGATTCGAAGCCTTCAAGGTTTCGGGGCTGCGGCCGCCGCAGCGTACGACCAGTCAGAGATGCAGACGATTCTCCGAGTCGCGTCCGCGCAGCGCGGAGCGAGTGTCGCCGAGGTCGTCAGGACGCTTGTCATCAGCATTGGCGAGGACGACTGGGAGACCGCCCGAAGTGACCTTCTGCCGATAGTTCTCGAGCATGCTGTCGCTGCTCCGGATGTTGCATCTGCTTTCTTCGTGCGGTACTCCCGCGACATCGAGGCGGACATCCCCTGGGACGACATAGACGCCCTCGCCGCGTCGCTTACAGCCATCGCACCGAAGCCAGTCGAACCGGCATCCGCTACGGCTGCAGCGAAGGCGGCGGCGGAGGAACAGGACGCGGAGAACGATGAGGCGTACGAGGCGCAGCGTAGAGCGAACCGCGAGGTCGCTGCAAGTCTCGCGTCGGGGTGGGCTGACATGACCCTGAACTCGGAGGTGCGCCGAGATCTCCTGCGCGTGTTCAGACGTGTTGAGAAGGGGCGAGGCTTCTATGAGTTGCATGACTCGCTCATCGACCGGGACATCGAGCGCGGACAGGTGGATGAGGCGAACACTCTCCTGCTAAGCGCGATAGACGACCGTCCCGGACGTGTCGCCCGCTGGCGGGACAAGCTCGACACAAGTAGGTCAGTATCCGCATCGCGCAAGGACAACGCCCTGCGCGCCATCCTCAAGCTCGTCACGGAAAGCTCGAACGAAGCAACCCGCGAGGCCGGTTCCATAGCCGCGCAGACCGTCGCAGAGCTTCGTTCCGATGAGTTTGACCTGACTGAGGTAGTCGAGCTGGTTCGAAGCGACCTCGCGACCGACTGGGATGAATACTCGGACTCTCGATTCGAGACACAGCTACGACTGTTGAAGGTCCTCGACATCCTCGATGATGATCCTCAGACGACCGGGCATAAACGCGCCACTCTGTATCTGACCGCGGTCGTTGCTGCTCAAGCTGAAGGTGCCGCGGTGGATATCCTCGCGTCGTCCCTAGGAGCTGAAGACCCGTCGCTTGCCGCGTTCGTCGCGACAGAGCTGAGTGCGCGGGCACCGTGGGAGCAGGACAATCCCGAGCTCGTCATTCGCGTGATCTTGGCGGCGCAGATCTGCGCCTTGTCCGGTGGCCTGGACGTCGAGACGCTCCCGCCCCAGCCGGTGGCGGCGCTGAGTGAAGCAAAGTTCAATCGCCCCCTCGCTGCAGCATGGCTCTCTACGGCGCCGCCGGTCGCTGATGTCGAGCGCGTTCCGAATGTAGTGACCATCCCCGCGGGGGCGTGGGGTCGATTCGGAGCGTCCGCGACCGAAGAGCAGCGCGGGGAGGCGTGGCAGTTCATGGTGAAGAAGCAGGCGCCCTTCGACCGTATTGGCGCCCTCGGCAAAGCGGGTCTGAACCTCGCGATCTATGAGCAGATGGGTCAGGCAGTTCGCGAAGCGGGCACCGTATCCGTCCGCGAGCGCGCCGTGAAGACGTTCTTGCAGCTTCCGGTGAGATCGGACGCGGCCGATGAGGTGCGCGCGATGGTAAAGGTGATGGCGCAGGACAAGAAGCGCACAGAGCTGGCGTCAGGAGTCCTGCTTCTCCGGGCGTACGCCCGCGTGCTTCCGAGCGCAGCGACAAAATCCTTGAAACCTCTCGTCTCCCGCTGGGCGGAGGAAGGCGAGGGGAACGTCGCCAAGCAAGATATCGCATGGCTGGTCGACCATGGTTTCGCAACGAAGAACTCGCCCCTTTGGGGAGTTGTCAAGCGCATCCGAGGTCGGCGCTAG
- the nrdF gene encoding class 1b ribonucleoside-diphosphate reductase subunit beta — protein sequence MTPHPPIKLVDSVQAINWNRIIDDKDLEVWNRLVNNFWLPEKVPLSNDIQSWNTLTPDEQLLTMRVFTGLTLLDTIQGTVGAVSLIPDAITPHEEAVYTNIAFMESVHAKSYSSIFSTLASTKEIDEAFRWSTENPNLQKKAQIIMDYYQGDDPLKRKIASTLLESFLFYSGFYLPIYWSSKAKLTNTADLIRLIIRDEAVHGYYIGYKFQKGLENETEERRQELKDYTFNLLFELYDNEVQYTQDLYDGVGLTEDVKKFLHYNANKALMNLGYEAMFPSTVTNVNPAILSALSPNADENHDFFSGSGSSYVIGKAEATEDDDWDF from the coding sequence ATGACCCCCCACCCCCCGATCAAGCTGGTCGACAGCGTGCAGGCGATCAACTGGAACCGCATCATCGACGACAAGGACCTCGAGGTCTGGAACCGTCTGGTGAACAACTTCTGGCTGCCCGAGAAGGTGCCGCTGTCGAACGACATCCAGTCGTGGAACACGCTGACCCCCGACGAGCAGCTGCTCACGATGCGCGTGTTCACCGGCCTCACGCTGCTCGACACGATCCAGGGAACCGTCGGTGCCGTCTCGCTGATCCCCGATGCGATCACCCCGCACGAGGAGGCCGTGTACACCAACATCGCCTTCATGGAGTCGGTGCACGCGAAGAGCTACTCCTCGATCTTCTCGACGCTCGCGTCGACCAAGGAGATCGATGAGGCGTTCCGCTGGTCGACCGAGAATCCGAACCTTCAGAAGAAGGCTCAGATCATCATGGACTACTACCAGGGCGACGATCCGCTCAAGCGCAAGATCGCCTCGACGCTGCTCGAGTCGTTCCTGTTCTACTCGGGCTTCTACCTGCCGATCTACTGGTCGTCGAAGGCGAAGCTGACGAACACGGCCGACCTGATCCGTCTCATCATCCGCGATGAGGCCGTGCACGGGTACTACATCGGGTACAAGTTCCAGAAGGGTCTCGAGAACGAGACCGAGGAGCGTCGTCAGGAGTTGAAGGACTACACCTTCAACCTGCTGTTCGAGCTCTACGACAACGAGGTGCAGTACACGCAGGACCTCTACGACGGCGTCGGTCTGACCGAAGACGTCAAGAAGTTCCTGCACTACAACGCCAACAAGGCGCTGATGAACCTCGGCTACGAGGCGATGTTCCCCTCGACCGTGACGAACGTGAACCCGGCGATCCTGTCGGCGCTCTCGCCGAACGCCGACGAGAACCACGACTTCTTCAGCGGTTCGGGCTCGTCCTACGTCATCGGCAAGGCCGAGGCCACGGAAGACGACGACTGGGACTTCTGA
- the nrdE gene encoding class 1b ribonucleoside-diphosphate reductase subunit alpha — translation MNPSYEGLDYHALNAMLNLYDANGKIQFDADKRAAREYFLQHVNQNTVFFHSLKERLDYLVEKEYYEPAVIEQYSMEFIQKLNDLAYGKKFRFETFLGAFKYYTSYTLKTFDGKRYLERFEDRVVMTALGLAGGDEKLAVDLVEEIISGRFQPATPTFLNSGKAQRGELVSCFLLRIEDNMESIARGINSALQLSKRGGGVALLLSNIREAGAPIKQIENQSSGIIPVMKLLEDSFSYANQLGARQGAGAVYLNAHHPDIMRFLDTKRENADEKIRIKTLSLGVVVPDITFELAKNGEDMYLFSPYDVEKVYGVPFGDISVTEKYREMVDDPRIKKTKINAREFFQTIAEIQFESGYPYIMFEDTVNKANPIKGRINMSNLCSEILQVNTPTTYNDDLSYDQIGKDISCNLGSMNIALSMDADDLGQTVETAIRALSAVSDQSHIRSVRSIEDGNDRSHAIGLGQMNLHGYLAREHVYYGSEEGIDFTNIYFYTVLFHALRASNNLAIERKQAFDGFEDSTYASGEFFDKYIDRAWVPETDKVKELFAGKHIPTQADWVALKSSIQEHGIYNQNLQAVPPTGSISYINNSTSSIHPIASKIEIRKEGKLGRVYYPAAFMTNDNLEYYQDAYEIGYEKVIDTYAAATQHVDQGLSLTLFFKDTATTRDINKAQIYAWRKGIKTIYYIRLRQMALEGTDMTECVSCML, via the coding sequence ATGAACCCCAGCTACGAGGGGCTCGACTATCACGCGCTCAACGCGATGCTGAACCTGTACGACGCGAACGGCAAGATCCAGTTCGACGCCGACAAGCGTGCTGCACGCGAGTACTTCCTGCAGCACGTCAACCAGAACACCGTGTTCTTCCACTCCCTCAAGGAGCGTCTCGACTACCTGGTCGAGAAGGAGTACTACGAGCCGGCGGTCATCGAGCAGTACTCGATGGAGTTCATCCAGAAGCTCAACGACCTCGCCTACGGCAAGAAGTTCCGCTTCGAGACCTTCCTCGGCGCCTTCAAGTACTACACGAGCTACACGCTCAAGACGTTCGACGGCAAGCGCTACCTCGAGCGCTTCGAGGATCGCGTCGTCATGACGGCCCTCGGTCTCGCGGGCGGCGACGAGAAGCTCGCGGTCGACCTCGTCGAGGAGATCATCTCCGGCCGCTTCCAGCCCGCGACCCCGACGTTCCTCAACTCGGGCAAGGCGCAGCGCGGCGAGCTCGTCAGCTGCTTCCTGCTGCGCATCGAAGACAACATGGAGTCGATCGCCCGCGGCATCAACTCCGCCCTCCAGCTCTCCAAGCGCGGCGGCGGCGTGGCGCTGCTGCTCTCGAACATCCGCGAGGCCGGCGCGCCGATCAAGCAGATCGAGAACCAGTCCTCGGGCATCATCCCCGTGATGAAGCTGCTCGAAGACAGCTTCAGCTACGCCAACCAGCTCGGTGCCCGTCAGGGCGCCGGTGCGGTGTACCTCAACGCGCACCACCCCGACATCATGCGCTTCCTCGACACGAAGCGTGAGAACGCCGACGAGAAGATCCGCATCAAGACGCTGTCGCTCGGCGTCGTCGTGCCCGACATCACGTTCGAGCTCGCCAAGAACGGCGAGGACATGTACCTCTTCTCGCCCTACGACGTCGAGAAGGTCTACGGCGTTCCCTTCGGCGACATCTCGGTGACCGAGAAGTACCGCGAGATGGTCGACGACCCGCGTATCAAGAAGACGAAGATCAACGCGCGCGAGTTCTTCCAGACGATCGCCGAGATCCAGTTCGAGTCGGGCTACCCGTACATCATGTTCGAGGACACGGTGAACAAGGCGAACCCGATCAAGGGCCGCATCAACATGTCCAACCTCTGCAGCGAGATCCTGCAGGTGAACACGCCGACCACGTACAACGACGACCTGTCGTACGACCAGATCGGCAAGGACATCTCCTGCAACCTGGGCTCGATGAACATCGCGCTGTCGATGGATGCCGACGACCTCGGCCAGACCGTCGAGACCGCGATCCGTGCACTGAGCGCGGTCAGCGACCAGAGCCACATCCGCTCGGTCCGCTCGATCGAAGACGGCAACGACCGCTCGCACGCGATCGGTCTGGGGCAGATGAACCTGCACGGCTACCTCGCTCGCGAGCACGTCTACTACGGCTCCGAAGAGGGCATCGACTTCACGAACATCTACTTCTACACGGTGCTGTTCCACGCGCTGCGCGCCTCGAACAATCTCGCCATCGAGCGCAAGCAGGCCTTCGACGGCTTCGAGGACTCGACCTACGCGTCGGGGGAGTTCTTCGACAAGTACATCGATCGCGCCTGGGTTCCCGAGACCGACAAGGTCAAGGAGCTCTTCGCCGGCAAGCACATCCCGACGCAGGCCGACTGGGTGGCGCTGAAGTCGTCGATCCAGGAGCACGGCATCTACAACCAGAACCTGCAGGCGGTGCCGCCGACCGGCTCGATCTCGTACATCAACAACTCGACGTCGTCGATCCACCCGATCGCGTCGAAGATCGAGATCCGCAAGGAAGGCAAGCTCGGTCGCGTCTACTACCCGGCCGCGTTCATGACGAACGACAACCTGGAGTACTACCAGGACGCGTACGAGATCGGCTACGAGAAGGTCATCGACACGTACGCCGCGGCCACGCAGCACGTCGACCAGGGCCTGTCGCTGACGCTGTTCTTCAAGGACACCGCCACGACGCGTGACATCAACAAGGCGCAGATCTACGCATGGCGCAAGGGCATCAAGACGATCTACTACATCCGTCTGCGTCAGATGGCGCTCGAGGGCACCGACATGACCGAGTGCGTCTCGTGCATGCTCTGA
- the nrdI gene encoding class Ib ribonucleoside-diphosphate reductase assembly flavoprotein NrdI produces the protein MSAVATAAPLLVYFSSASGNTARFVEKLGLPARRIPLLRQQDDLVVDEPFVLITPTYGGGEGRGVERGAVPKQVIRFLNDERNRRHIRGVISAGNTNFGESFCLAGDIISRKCHVPHLYRLEIFGTQDDVDRVSDGLEHQWTAQLTSRQ, from the coding sequence ATGAGCGCCGTCGCGACCGCTGCGCCGCTCCTGGTCTACTTCTCGAGCGCGTCGGGCAACACCGCCCGCTTCGTCGAGAAGCTCGGGCTCCCGGCCCGCCGCATCCCCCTTCTCCGGCAGCAGGATGATCTCGTCGTCGACGAGCCCTTCGTGCTGATCACTCCCACCTACGGCGGGGGTGAGGGACGCGGCGTCGAGCGAGGTGCCGTGCCCAAACAGGTGATCCGGTTCCTCAACGACGAGCGCAACCGGCGCCACATCCGCGGAGTGATCTCCGCGGGCAACACCAACTTCGGCGAGTCGTTCTGTCTCGCCGGTGACATCATCAGCCGCAAGTGCCACGTGCCTCACTTGTACCGGCTGGAGATATTCGGCACACAAGATGACGTGGATCGCGTGAGCGACGGATTGGAACATCAGTGGACAGCACAGTTGACGAGCAGGCAGTGA
- the nrdH gene encoding glutaredoxin-like protein NrdH encodes MSITVYTKPSCVQCNATYRALDAKGIEYEILDLSEDPAALEQVKSLGYMQAPVVVTDEGHWSGFRPDKIDELASRLA; translated from the coding sequence ATGTCGATCACGGTCTACACGAAGCCGTCCTGCGTTCAGTGCAACGCCACCTACCGGGCGCTCGACGCCAAGGGCATCGAGTACGAGATCCTCGACCTGTCGGAGGATCCGGCAGCCCTCGAGCAGGTCAAGTCGCTCGGCTACATGCAGGCACCCGTCGTCGTGACGGATGAGGGCCACTGGTCGGGCTTCCGTCCCGACAAGATCGACGAGCTCGCCTCGCGTCTGGCCTGA
- a CDS encoding MFS transporter has product MIAAQLTARFPNGMTSLAILLHVEQQTGSYGSAGLVLAATSVGQAVAGPITSRWMGAWGMRRVLTLTLAVCAIAVLGLALLPLNVPGYMVLGMIAGLSTPPVQSAVRTIYPKLVNAKQLTPLFSLDASLQEIIWVLAPVVITLVSTQVGTSEGLLLVVIVLVGGGAWFILSPEVGRVRIPRSRNAFGKVVLKPPVLLATVIGFLLIGACSAVEVGVVATFEHGSLAAGLVLAVFSVGSLAGGLSFGHIPIGPWAMARRLAIVTVGLALTMVSLDVFWLGGTLVLAGIGIAPALAVLFAITTASVKFSETAEAFGWAGTGQLIGAAAGSAVAGFLVDATDPRGAYLAATLFAAAGLAVSIVFVRSFPDLRGRDASPHPDTEPVAVTPS; this is encoded by the coding sequence ATGATCGCTGCACAGCTGACCGCGCGGTTCCCGAACGGGATGACATCGCTCGCGATCCTCCTGCACGTGGAGCAGCAGACCGGCTCGTACGGATCCGCCGGCCTCGTGCTCGCCGCCACCAGCGTGGGACAGGCCGTCGCCGGGCCCATCACCAGCAGATGGATGGGCGCGTGGGGCATGCGCCGCGTGCTCACCCTCACCCTCGCCGTCTGCGCGATCGCCGTGCTGGGCCTCGCGCTGCTCCCTCTGAACGTTCCCGGCTACATGGTGCTCGGCATGATCGCAGGCCTCTCGACACCACCGGTCCAGTCGGCGGTGCGCACCATCTACCCGAAGCTCGTGAACGCGAAGCAGCTCACCCCGCTGTTCTCCCTGGACGCCTCGCTGCAGGAGATCATCTGGGTCCTCGCTCCGGTCGTGATCACCCTGGTCTCGACGCAGGTCGGCACCTCGGAGGGCCTGCTCCTCGTCGTGATCGTGCTCGTGGGCGGTGGAGCGTGGTTCATCCTCTCCCCCGAAGTCGGCCGCGTGCGCATCCCCCGCAGTCGCAACGCGTTCGGCAAGGTCGTGCTGAAGCCGCCGGTGCTCCTCGCCACCGTGATCGGCTTCCTCCTGATCGGCGCCTGCTCGGCGGTCGAGGTCGGAGTCGTCGCGACCTTCGAGCACGGCAGCCTCGCGGCGGGGCTCGTGCTCGCCGTCTTCTCGGTCGGCAGCCTCGCCGGCGGACTCTCGTTCGGGCACATCCCGATCGGACCGTGGGCGATGGCGCGCCGCCTCGCGATCGTCACGGTCGGTCTCGCACTGACGATGGTCTCGCTCGACGTGTTCTGGCTGGGCGGCACGCTGGTGCTCGCCGGCATCGGCATCGCCCCGGCACTCGCCGTGCTGTTCGCGATCACCACTGCGAGCGTGAAGTTCAGCGAGACCGCCGAGGCGTTCGGCTGGGCGGGCACCGGCCAGCTCATCGGCGCCGCGGCGGGCTCGGCCGTGGCCGGGTTCCTCGTCGACGCGACCGATCCCCGTGGCGCGTACCTCGCGGCCACGCTGTTCGCCGCGGCAGGCCTGGCCGTCTCCATCGTGTTCGTCAGGTCGTTCCCCGATCTGCGCGGTCGGGACGCGAGCCCCCACCCCGACACCGAGCCCGTGGCGGTCACGCCGTCCTGA
- a CDS encoding alpha/beta fold hydrolase, whose protein sequence is MAAPLTLPRISWGDPASDRRILLVHGLGSSGALMWRVGAALAESGWHATAIDLRGHGDAPRALDYSVAAYAADLAATLPDGGGSWDAVVGHSLGGAASTVAAASAPTWTRRLVLWDPAILIDGRDAAVVRRSQERAFADNRVELVRQEHPQWHPQDAELKVDAVRRASAWAVEQTSVQNTPWDVTADAARLTVPTHVIGADPAVYSILTGDLADAVLDANPLITMSVVAGAGHSLHRDRPEETLRQLEEALS, encoded by the coding sequence ATGGCCGCACCGCTCACCCTCCCCCGCATCAGCTGGGGTGATCCCGCCTCGGATCGCCGCATCCTCCTCGTGCATGGACTGGGCTCGTCCGGCGCCCTCATGTGGCGTGTGGGCGCCGCCCTCGCCGAGAGCGGATGGCATGCGACGGCGATCGACCTGCGCGGCCACGGCGATGCACCGCGAGCGCTCGACTACTCGGTCGCGGCCTACGCGGCGGACCTCGCCGCGACGCTCCCCGACGGCGGCGGCTCCTGGGATGCGGTGGTCGGCCACTCGCTCGGCGGAGCCGCGAGCACGGTCGCCGCGGCATCCGCCCCCACCTGGACCCGCAGACTCGTGCTGTGGGATCCGGCGATCCTCATCGACGGACGGGACGCGGCCGTCGTGCGTCGGAGCCAGGAACGCGCCTTCGCCGACAACAGGGTGGAGCTGGTGCGGCAGGAGCATCCGCAGTGGCATCCACAGGATGCCGAGCTCAAGGTCGACGCGGTGCGTCGAGCGAGCGCCTGGGCCGTCGAGCAGACGAGCGTGCAGAACACGCCCTGGGATGTCACGGCCGACGCCGCGCGACTCACGGTGCCCACGCACGTGATCGGCGCGGACCCCGCCGTCTACAGCATCCTCACCGGAGACCTCGCGGACGCCGTGCTCGACGCCAATCCGCTGATCACCATGTCGGTGGTCGCCGGTGCCGGACACTCCCTGCACCGCGACAGACCGGAGGAGACGCTCCGCCAGCTCGAGGAGGCTCTCTCGTGA